One genomic segment of Candidatus Babeliales bacterium includes these proteins:
- the sppA gene encoding signal peptide peptidase SppA, whose amino-acid sequence MAKFTDYLKNIFWVLLILQFASPVFKTVKKQLSEYSEPKNKVGFLNFQSVIKSSNRWNKQLKKFFKDPEVKAILIKMDCPGGAAGSSQAICQEILYLKKQYPKPIITYTENVCASGAYYIAATTDYIIATNSSLVGSIGAKLSTQIKVKELLKDWKIQTYDIASGNYKNAGDPLSDMTEEQKTMLKDIVNESYEQFASDIAKYRHLPIAQKDIWANGKIFTGNEALKLKLVDEIGNQTTALEYIKKQILHSDREIELIKVKTPSTWKKLLHPNDTDSDDDDDDEVENSMSDSLANSFWNSFFVFAHKQGVTF is encoded by the coding sequence ATGGCAAAATTTACTGACTATCTAAAAAATATTTTCTGGGTTTTACTGATCCTGCAGTTTGCATCTCCAGTTTTTAAAACCGTCAAAAAACAGCTGTCTGAGTACTCGGAACCAAAAAATAAAGTTGGTTTCCTTAACTTTCAAAGCGTTATCAAATCGTCTAATCGATGGAATAAACAGCTTAAAAAGTTCTTTAAAGATCCTGAAGTCAAAGCAATTTTAATCAAAATGGATTGTCCTGGAGGAGCGGCTGGTTCTTCTCAAGCTATTTGCCAAGAAATTTTATATCTGAAAAAGCAATATCCTAAGCCAATTATTACTTACACAGAAAACGTATGTGCGTCTGGTGCTTACTATATCGCAGCTACAACTGATTATATTATTGCAACAAACAGTTCTTTAGTCGGCAGTATAGGAGCTAAACTTTCAACACAAATTAAAGTAAAAGAACTGTTAAAAGATTGGAAAATCCAAACGTACGATATTGCATCAGGCAATTATAAAAATGCTGGCGATCCACTATCTGACATGACAGAAGAACAAAAAACAATGCTTAAAGATATTGTTAATGAAAGCTATGAACAATTCGCAAGCGACATTGCAAAATATCGTCATTTGCCTATTGCTCAAAAAGACATCTGGGCTAACGGTAAAATATTTACCGGAAATGAAGCATTAAAATTAAAACTTGTTGATGAAATCGGTAACCAAACTACAGCTCTTGAATATATCAAAAAACAAATCCTACACTCAGATCGAGAAATAGAATTAATCAAAGTAAAAACACCTTCAACATGGAAAAAATTGTTGCATCCTAATGACACTGACAGCGATGATGATGACGATGATGAAGTCGAAAACTCAATGTCAGACAGCCTAGCTAATTCTTTTTGGAATAGCTTTTTTGTATTTGCTCACAAACAAGGTGTTACTTTTTAA
- the mreC gene encoding rod shape-determining protein MreC → MMRQEVRFWTIHVFYVLFVLFLINRIFFSCHGVTERTVSYLLYPFFKIHTSIVSSVHQKSEHRQNLQALQKELDGLYVQHDVLKGRVAQLQAQQLFVEQSQEVVDFAHRYEVDNKKIAKTLLCYESLQEDAMFIEGGSDNGISKDDVVVYENALIGRVIEVYSWYSKVALITDQRCKVSAQTSEDAVGICCGKNNKKLEFCFVPHFKKVLVGDVVTSTGQGLMYPQGFALGIVQKVTTDLVSHQIELKPYFDIKNISYVYVFTKQH, encoded by the coding sequence ATGATGAGACAAGAAGTCAGGTTTTGGACGATTCATGTTTTTTATGTTCTGTTTGTTTTATTTTTAATTAATCGTATTTTCTTTTCCTGCCATGGTGTTACCGAGCGAACGGTTTCCTATCTTTTATACCCATTTTTTAAAATTCATACGAGCATTGTTAGCTCTGTTCATCAAAAATCTGAGCATCGACAAAATTTGCAAGCATTACAAAAAGAGCTGGATGGTTTGTACGTGCAGCACGATGTTTTAAAAGGTCGCGTGGCACAACTGCAGGCGCAGCAATTATTCGTTGAGCAAAGTCAGGAAGTGGTAGATTTTGCCCATCGATATGAAGTCGATAATAAAAAAATTGCTAAAACTTTACTCTGCTATGAAAGCCTGCAGGAAGATGCCATGTTTATTGAAGGCGGCAGTGATAACGGTATTTCAAAAGACGATGTTGTCGTGTACGAAAATGCACTGATTGGACGGGTTATTGAAGTTTATAGCTGGTACAGCAAAGTGGCTTTAATTACCGATCAACGGTGCAAAGTTTCTGCTCAAACAAGTGAAGATGCTGTTGGAATTTGTTGTGGCAAAAACAATAAAAAGCTTGAGTTTTGCTTCGTGCCTCATTTCAAAAAAGTTTTAGTTGGCGATGTTGTTACTTCAACCGGACAAGGATTGATGTATCCACAGGGCTTTGCCTTGGGCATTGTACAAAAGGTTACAACCGATTTGGTATCTCATCAAATTGAGCTTAAGCCATATTTTGATATTAAAAATATTTCATATGTGTATGTTTTTACAAAACAACATTAA